In the Mycolicibacterium thermoresistibile genome, one interval contains:
- a CDS encoding LLM class F420-dependent oxidoreductase: protein MQFGFKTSPQNTTWQDMLSVWRAADDIDVFESGWTFDHFYPIFSDPTGPCLEGWTTLTALAQATTRLRVGVLVTGIHYRHPAVLANMASALDIISAGRLELGIGAGWNEEESGAYGIELGTLKERFDRFEEACQVLISLLSQETTDFDGAYYRLKSARNEPKGPQQPHPPICIGGSGEKRTLRITAKYADHWNFVGGPPEEFARKRDVLAAHCADVGRDPREIRLSAHVRLGEDGDCRKVVDEAAALASEGLDLAIVYLPTPHTPAVLEPLAEAIRDSGLPAR, encoded by the coding sequence ATGCAGTTCGGATTCAAGACGTCGCCGCAGAACACCACCTGGCAGGACATGCTCTCTGTCTGGCGCGCCGCCGACGACATCGACGTCTTCGAGTCGGGCTGGACCTTCGATCACTTCTATCCGATCTTCTCCGATCCCACGGGACCGTGCCTGGAGGGGTGGACCACGCTGACCGCGCTGGCGCAGGCCACCACCCGGCTCCGGGTGGGCGTGCTCGTCACCGGTATCCACTACCGCCATCCGGCCGTGCTGGCGAATATGGCCTCCGCCCTCGACATCATCTCGGCCGGGCGGTTGGAACTGGGCATCGGCGCCGGCTGGAACGAGGAGGAGTCGGGGGCGTACGGCATCGAACTCGGCACCCTCAAAGAACGCTTCGACCGTTTCGAGGAGGCGTGTCAGGTGCTGATCAGCCTGCTCAGTCAAGAGACCACGGACTTCGACGGCGCGTACTACCGACTGAAGTCGGCGCGTAACGAGCCGAAGGGGCCGCAGCAGCCGCATCCGCCGATCTGCATCGGCGGCAGTGGTGAGAAACGCACCCTACGGATCACCGCGAAGTACGCCGACCATTGGAACTTCGTCGGCGGACCGCCCGAGGAGTTCGCGCGCAAGCGCGATGTGCTCGCCGCACACTGCGCCGACGTCGGCCGGGATCCACGGGAGATCAGGCTGTCGGCGCACGTCCGGCTCGGCGAGGACGGCGACTGCCGGAAGGTGGTGGACGAGGCGGCTGCCCTCGCTTCCGAAGGATTGGATCTGGCCATCGTCTACCTGCCGACTCCGCACACCCCGGCGGTGCTGG
- a CDS encoding glutamate synthase subunit beta, with protein sequence MADPRGFLKITSRETPQRRPVPLRLRDWKEVYEDFSDDVLRRQASRCMDCGIPFCHNGCPLGNLIPEWNDLVYRDRWRDAIERLHATNNFPEFTGRLCPAPCEASCVLGINQDAVTIKQVEVEIIDKAFDEGWVVPLPPKKLTGKKVAVVGSGPAGLAAAQQLTRAGHAVTVFERADRIGGLLRYGIPEFKMEKRHIDRRLEQMTAEGTEFRTKVNVGVDLPVERLRAEFDAVVLAGGATAWRDLPIPGRELDGIHQAMEYLPWANRVQLGDPVVDEHGEPPITAKGKKVVIIGGGDTGADCLGTAHRQGAVSVHQFEIMPRPPETRAPSTPWPTYPLMFRVSSAHEEGGERVFSVNTEEFVGRDGRVTGLRAHEVTMVNGRFEKVEGTDFELEADLVLLAMGFVGPEREGLLTDLGVELTDRGNVARDKDFQTSVPGVFVAGDMGRGQSLIVWAIAEGRAAAAGVDRYLMRRTALPRPIEPTAAPQR encoded by the coding sequence ATGGCTGATCCACGCGGCTTCCTCAAGATCACCTCGCGGGAGACTCCGCAGCGGCGCCCCGTGCCGCTGCGGCTGCGGGACTGGAAAGAGGTCTACGAGGACTTCTCCGACGACGTGCTGCGCCGGCAGGCGTCCCGGTGCATGGACTGCGGAATCCCGTTCTGCCACAACGGATGCCCGCTGGGTAACCTGATCCCGGAGTGGAACGACCTGGTCTACCGGGACCGGTGGCGCGACGCCATCGAGCGGTTGCACGCCACCAACAACTTCCCGGAGTTCACCGGGCGGCTGTGCCCGGCGCCCTGCGAGGCGTCCTGCGTGCTGGGCATCAATCAGGATGCGGTGACCATCAAGCAGGTCGAGGTCGAGATCATCGACAAGGCCTTCGATGAAGGCTGGGTGGTGCCGCTGCCGCCGAAGAAGCTGACCGGCAAGAAGGTGGCGGTCGTCGGGTCCGGTCCGGCCGGGCTGGCGGCGGCCCAGCAGCTCACCCGGGCCGGGCACGCGGTGACGGTGTTCGAGCGGGCCGACCGGATCGGCGGGCTGCTGCGCTACGGCATCCCCGAGTTCAAGATGGAGAAGCGCCATATCGACCGCCGGCTGGAACAGATGACGGCCGAGGGCACCGAGTTCCGCACCAAGGTCAACGTCGGGGTGGATCTGCCGGTCGAGCGGCTGCGCGCCGAGTTCGACGCGGTGGTGCTCGCCGGGGGCGCGACCGCGTGGCGGGATCTGCCGATCCCGGGCCGCGAACTCGACGGCATCCATCAGGCCATGGAGTACCTGCCGTGGGCGAACCGGGTGCAGTTGGGAGACCCGGTGGTCGACGAGCACGGTGAGCCGCCGATCACCGCCAAGGGCAAGAAGGTCGTCATCATCGGCGGCGGCGACACCGGTGCGGACTGCCTCGGCACCGCGCACCGCCAGGGTGCGGTCAGCGTGCACCAGTTCGAGATCATGCCGCGCCCGCCGGAGACCCGCGCCCCGTCGACACCGTGGCCGACCTATCCGCTGATGTTCCGGGTCTCGTCGGCCCATGAGGAGGGCGGCGAGCGGGTGTTCTCGGTCAACACCGAGGAGTTCGTCGGCCGGGACGGTCGGGTGACCGGGCTGCGGGCGCACGAGGTCACCATGGTGAACGGCAGATTCGAGAAGGTCGAGGGCACCGACTTCGAACTCGAGGCGGACCTGGTGCTGCTGGCCATGGGTTTCGTCGGGCCGGAGCGGGAAGGCCTGCTCACCGATCTCGGGGTGGAGCTGACCGACCGCGGAAACGTGGCTCGGGACAAGGACTTCCAGACCAGCGTGCCCGGGGTGTTCGTCGCGGGTGACATGGGGCGGGGTCAGTCCCTGATCGTGTGGGCGATCGCCGAGGGGCGGGCCGCCGCGGCCGGTGTGGACCGCTACCTGATGCGCCGGACCGCGCTGCCGCGGCCGATCGAGCCGACTGCCGCACCGCAGCGGTGA
- the gltB gene encoding glutamate synthase large subunit, whose amino-acid sequence MTPKAQGLYNPAFEHDACGVAMVADMYGRRSRDIVDKAITALLNLEHRGAQGAEPNTGDGAGILLQVPDEFLRAVVEEQGDFELPPPGSYATGIAFLPQSAKDAAQACDAVEKIVEAEGLTVLGWREVPIDDSSLGALARDAMPTFRQLFLGGATGIDLERRAYVVRKRAEHELGTKGPGQDGPGRETVYFPSLSGQTFVYKGMLTTPQLKAFYLDLQDERLTSALAIVHSRFSTNTFPSWPLAHPFRRIAHNGEINTVTGNENWMRAREALIRTDLFGGQDLEKVAPICTPGASDTARFDEVLELLHLGGRSLPHAVLMMIPEAWEQHESMDPARRAFYEFHDSLMEPWDGPASVCFTDGTVIGAVLDRNGLRPSRIWVTADGLVVMASEAGVLNLDPATVVRKMRLQPGRMFLVDTAQGRIIDDEEIKAELAAEHPYQEWLDAGLFPLDELPQGDYQRMPHHRVVLRQRVFGYTSEELNLIVGPMARTGAEPLGSMGTDTPIAVLSQRSRLLFDYFQQMFAQVTNPPLDAIREEVITSLQGVIGPEGDLLNPGPESCRQIVLPQPILRNHELAKLINVDPDHEVRGRKHGMRAAVVRCLFPVNRGGQGLKEALDRVRAKVSAAIREGARIIVLSDRESDEQLAPIPSLLSVAAVHHHLVRDRTRTQVGLVVEAGDAREVHHMAALIGFGASAINPYLAFESIEDMLDRNLLEGLDRETALNNYIKAAGKGVLKVMSKMGISTLRSYTGAQLFQAIGISQEVLDEYFTGLSCPTGGIDLDDIAADVARRHELAYLDRPEEWAHRELEVGGEYQWRREGEYHLFNPDTVFKLQHSTRTGQYEIFKEYTRLVDDQSERMASLRGLLKFKEGVRPPVPIEEVEPASEIVKRFSTGAMSYGSISAEAHETLAIAMNRLGARSNSGEGGEHVSRFDPDDNGDWRRSAIKQVASGRFGVTSHYLTNCTDIQIKMAQGAKPGEGGQLPGNKVYPWVAEVRHSTPGVGLISPPPHHDIYSIEDLAQLIHDLKNANPQARVHVKLVSEAGVGTVAAGVSKAHADVVLISGHDGGTGASPLTSLKHAGAPWELGLAETQQTLLLNGLRDRIVVQVDGQLKTGRDVVIAALLGAEEFGFATAPLVVSGCVMMRVCHLDTCPVGVATQNPVLRQRFTGKPEFVENFFLFIAEEVREYMAKMGFRTVNEMVGQVGMLDTTRAAEHWKAHKLDLSPVLHQPESAFMNQDLYCSSRQDHGLDKALDQQLITMCREALDNGTPVRFSTTIANVNRTVGTMLGHEVTKAYGGQGLPDGTIDITFDGSAGNSFGAFVPRGITLRVYGDANDYVGKGLSGGRIVVRPPDNVPESFVAEDNIIAGNVILFGATSGEVFLRGQVGERFAVRNSGALAVVEGVGDHGCEYMTGGRVVILGPVGRNFAAGMSGGIAYVYDPDGVLPGRLNREMVELESLDDEDREWLRGFIAAHVDATDSAIGQRILNDWDEHVTHFAKVMPRDYKRVLTAIAEAEASGADVDEAIMAAANG is encoded by the coding sequence ATGACGCCCAAGGCTCAGGGCCTCTACAACCCGGCATTCGAGCACGACGCATGCGGCGTGGCCATGGTGGCCGACATGTACGGCCGTCGTAGCCGCGACATCGTCGACAAGGCCATCACCGCGCTGCTCAACCTCGAGCACCGCGGCGCGCAGGGCGCCGAACCGAACACCGGCGACGGCGCCGGCATCCTGCTGCAGGTACCCGACGAATTCCTGCGTGCCGTCGTCGAGGAGCAGGGGGATTTCGAACTGCCCCCGCCGGGCAGCTACGCCACCGGCATCGCGTTTCTGCCGCAGTCGGCCAAGGACGCCGCCCAGGCCTGCGACGCGGTGGAGAAGATCGTCGAGGCCGAGGGACTGACCGTCCTGGGCTGGCGTGAGGTGCCGATCGACGACTCGTCGCTGGGCGCCCTGGCCCGCGACGCCATGCCGACGTTCCGGCAGCTGTTCCTCGGTGGGGCAACGGGAATAGACCTGGAGCGGCGCGCCTACGTGGTGCGCAAGCGTGCCGAGCACGAACTCGGCACCAAGGGCCCGGGCCAGGACGGTCCTGGCCGGGAAACCGTCTACTTCCCAAGCCTTTCCGGTCAGACCTTCGTCTACAAGGGCATGCTGACCACGCCGCAGCTCAAGGCGTTCTACCTGGACCTGCAGGACGAGCGGCTGACCAGCGCGCTGGCCATCGTGCACTCCCGGTTCTCCACCAACACCTTCCCGTCCTGGCCGCTGGCCCACCCGTTCCGGCGGATCGCCCACAACGGGGAAATCAACACCGTCACCGGGAACGAGAACTGGATGCGGGCCCGGGAGGCGCTCATCCGCACCGATCTGTTCGGGGGGCAGGACCTGGAGAAGGTCGCTCCGATCTGCACCCCGGGCGCCTCGGACACCGCACGTTTCGACGAGGTGCTCGAACTGCTGCATCTCGGGGGCCGCAGCCTGCCGCACGCGGTGCTGATGATGATCCCCGAGGCGTGGGAGCAGCACGAGTCGATGGATCCGGCCCGGCGGGCGTTCTATGAGTTCCACGACTCGCTGATGGAACCGTGGGACGGCCCGGCGTCGGTGTGCTTCACCGACGGCACGGTGATCGGCGCGGTGCTCGACCGCAACGGCCTGCGACCCTCCCGGATCTGGGTCACCGCCGACGGCCTGGTGGTGATGGCCTCGGAGGCCGGTGTGCTCAACCTCGATCCGGCCACTGTGGTGCGCAAGATGCGGCTGCAGCCGGGCCGGATGTTCCTGGTGGACACCGCCCAGGGCCGCATCATCGACGACGAGGAGATCAAGGCCGAATTGGCCGCCGAACACCCCTATCAGGAGTGGCTCGATGCCGGCCTGTTCCCGCTCGACGAGCTGCCGCAGGGCGATTACCAGCGGATGCCGCACCACCGGGTGGTGTTGCGGCAGCGGGTTTTCGGATACACCTCCGAGGAGCTCAACCTGATCGTGGGCCCGATGGCCCGCACCGGGGCCGAGCCGCTCGGGTCGATGGGCACCGACACCCCGATCGCGGTGCTGTCGCAGCGGTCGCGGCTGTTGTTCGACTACTTCCAGCAGATGTTCGCCCAGGTGACCAACCCGCCGTTGGACGCCATCCGCGAAGAGGTGATCACCAGCCTGCAGGGCGTCATCGGACCGGAGGGCGACCTGCTCAACCCGGGTCCGGAATCCTGCCGGCAGATCGTGTTGCCGCAACCGATCCTGCGCAACCACGAACTGGCCAAGCTCATCAACGTCGACCCCGACCACGAGGTCCGGGGCCGCAAACACGGGATGCGTGCCGCGGTGGTGCGCTGCCTGTTCCCGGTCAACCGCGGCGGGCAGGGGCTGAAGGAAGCCCTGGACCGGGTGCGGGCCAAGGTGTCCGCGGCGATCCGCGAGGGCGCGCGGATCATCGTGCTCTCCGACCGGGAGTCCGATGAGCAGCTGGCGCCGATCCCGTCGCTGTTGAGCGTCGCGGCGGTGCACCATCACCTCGTCCGCGACCGCACCCGCACCCAGGTCGGCCTGGTGGTGGAGGCCGGCGACGCCCGCGAGGTGCACCACATGGCGGCGCTGATCGGCTTCGGCGCGTCGGCGATCAACCCGTATCTGGCGTTCGAGTCCATCGAGGACATGCTGGACCGGAATCTGCTGGAGGGGCTGGACCGCGAGACCGCGCTGAACAACTACATCAAGGCGGCCGGCAAGGGCGTGCTGAAGGTGATGTCGAAGATGGGCATCTCCACCCTGCGCTCCTACACCGGTGCACAGCTGTTCCAGGCCATCGGCATCAGCCAGGAGGTGCTCGACGAGTACTTCACCGGGCTGAGCTGCCCCACCGGCGGCATCGACCTGGACGACATCGCCGCGGACGTGGCCCGCCGGCACGAGCTGGCCTATCTGGACCGGCCCGAGGAGTGGGCGCACCGCGAACTGGAGGTCGGCGGCGAATACCAGTGGCGCCGGGAGGGTGAGTACCACCTGTTCAACCCGGACACGGTGTTCAAGCTGCAGCACTCGACCCGCACCGGTCAGTACGAGATCTTCAAGGAGTACACCAGGCTCGTCGACGACCAGAGCGAGCGGATGGCCTCGCTGCGCGGTCTGCTCAAATTCAAGGAGGGCGTCCGCCCGCCGGTGCCGATCGAAGAGGTCGAACCGGCCAGCGAGATCGTCAAGCGGTTCTCCACCGGCGCGATGAGCTACGGCTCGATCTCCGCCGAGGCGCACGAGACGCTGGCGATCGCGATGAACCGGCTCGGCGCCCGGTCGAACTCCGGTGAGGGCGGCGAGCACGTCTCCCGGTTCGATCCGGACGACAACGGTGACTGGCGGCGCAGTGCGATCAAGCAGGTGGCGTCCGGCCGGTTCGGCGTGACCAGCCACTATCTGACCAACTGCACCGACATCCAGATCAAGATGGCCCAGGGCGCCAAGCCCGGTGAGGGTGGCCAGTTGCCGGGTAACAAGGTGTATCCGTGGGTGGCCGAGGTGCGGCACTCCACTCCGGGGGTCGGGCTGATCTCCCCGCCGCCGCACCACGACATCTACTCCATCGAGGACCTGGCGCAGCTGATCCACGACCTGAAGAACGCCAACCCGCAGGCGCGGGTGCACGTGAAGCTGGTGAGCGAGGCCGGTGTCGGCACCGTCGCGGCCGGCGTCTCCAAGGCGCATGCCGACGTGGTGCTCATCTCCGGCCACGACGGCGGCACCGGCGCCTCGCCGCTGACCTCGCTCAAGCACGCCGGCGCGCCGTGGGAGCTCGGCCTGGCCGAGACCCAGCAGACGCTGCTGCTCAACGGGCTGCGGGACCGCATCGTGGTGCAGGTCGACGGGCAGCTCAAGACCGGCCGCGACGTGGTGATCGCCGCGCTGCTCGGCGCGGAGGAGTTCGGATTCGCCACCGCACCGCTGGTGGTGTCCGGGTGCGTGATGATGCGGGTGTGCCACCTGGATACCTGCCCGGTCGGGGTGGCCACCCAGAATCCGGTGCTGCGGCAACGGTTCACCGGCAAGCCCGAATTCGTCGAGAACTTCTTCCTGTTCATCGCCGAAGAGGTCCGCGAATACATGGCGAAGATGGGCTTCCGCACCGTCAACGAGATGGTCGGTCAGGTCGGCATGCTCGACACCACCCGCGCCGCCGAACACTGGAAGGCGCACAAGCTGGACCTGTCGCCGGTGCTGCACCAACCGGAGTCGGCGTTCATGAACCAGGACCTGTACTGCAGCTCCCGGCAGGATCACGGCCTGGACAAGGCGCTGGATCAGCAGCTGATCACGATGTGCCGGGAGGCGCTGGACAACGGTACGCCGGTGCGATTCAGCACCACGATCGCCAACGTGAACCGCACCGTCGGCACCATGCTCGGCCATGAGGTCACCAAGGCCTATGGCGGCCAGGGACTTCCGGACGGAACGATCGACATCACCTTCGACGGATCGGCCGGCAACAGCTTCGGCGCGTTCGTGCCGCGGGGCATCACGCTGCGGGTGTACGGCGACGCCAACGACTACGTCGGCAAGGGGCTGTCCGGCGGGCGGATCGTGGTGCGGCCACCGGACAACGTCCCGGAATCCTTTGTCGCCGAGGACAACATCATCGCCGGAAACGTGATCCTGTTCGGCGCCACCAGCGGTGAGGTGTTCCTGCGCGGTCAGGTGGGGGAGCGGTTCGCGGTGCGTAACTCCGGTGCGCTGGCCGTCGTGGAAGGCGTCGGCGACCACGGCTGCGAGTACATGACCGGTGGCCGGGTCGTCATCCTCGGTCCGGTCGGCCGCAACTTCGCGGCCGGGATGTCCGGCGGCATCGCCTACGTCTACGACCCCGACGGTGTGTTGCCCGGACGACTCAACCGGGAGATGGTCGAACTGGAATCCCTCGACGACGAGGACCGCGAGTGGCTGCGCGGGTTCATCGCGGCCCATGTGGACGCCACCGATTCGGCCATCGGCCAACGAATTCTGAACGACTGGGATGAACACGTGACACATTTCGCGAAGGTCATGCCGCGCGACTACAAGCGCGTGCTGACCGCCATCGCAGAGGCCGAGGCGTCCGGCGCGGATGTCGACGAGGCGATCATGGCGGCCGCCAATGGCTGA
- a CDS encoding heavy metal translocating P-type ATPase: MVGPAHHGTVAADGRAQHLTGRDHHRHGHGDHAGHVAEFRRLFWVMLLLAVPTVAFSGMFAMILGYQVPRVPGAQWVSPVLGTVMYVWGGRPFLTGAISEIRSRTPGMMLLIGLALTVAFLSSWGASLGVLDHRLEFWWELALLIVIMLLGHWIELRSLARTTSALDSLAALLPDTAERVEQGPDGETVTVVAPADLRVGDTVIVRPGAGIPADGRIIDGVADVDESMVTGESVPVRRGVGDRVVAATVATDSGLRITVTAVGDDTALAGIRRMVAEAQSSSSRAQRIADTAAGWLFWFALGAALLTALVWAVLHRPDFAVVRTITVLVIACPHALGLAIPLVVAIATERAARGGVLIKDRIALENMRTVDVVLFDKTGTLTKGQPAVTGITAAGAHSEEDVLRLAAAAEAPSEHPLARALVAAAQRHGTDLPPATDFASTPGLGVRARVAGRTVRVGGPRLLAETGQTAPAGSEGWRARGSTVLYVLVDDMIAGAVALADEIRPESRPTVDALHRQGIDVALITGDARSVAESVAAELGIDRVLADVPPEHKAAKVVELQREGRRVAMVGDGVNDAPALARADVGIAIGAGTDVAIASAGVVLAGSDPRSVLSVLQLSRAAYRKMKQNLWWAAGYNLIAVPLAAGVLAPAGFVMPMSVGAILMSLSTVVVALNAQLLRRLDLRPEQSLAAARR; the protein is encoded by the coding sequence ATGGTCGGCCCCGCGCACCACGGAACCGTCGCGGCAGACGGGCGCGCGCAGCACCTGACCGGGCGCGACCACCACCGGCACGGCCACGGGGATCACGCGGGCCATGTCGCCGAATTCCGGCGGCTGTTCTGGGTCATGTTGCTACTCGCCGTCCCGACGGTGGCGTTCTCCGGCATGTTCGCGATGATCCTGGGTTACCAGGTGCCCCGGGTCCCCGGCGCGCAATGGGTGTCACCGGTACTCGGCACCGTGATGTACGTCTGGGGCGGCCGGCCGTTCCTGACCGGTGCGATCTCGGAGATCCGTTCCCGCACACCGGGAATGATGCTGCTGATCGGCCTGGCCCTGACGGTGGCGTTCCTGTCGTCCTGGGGTGCGAGCCTCGGCGTGCTCGACCATCGGCTCGAGTTCTGGTGGGAATTGGCGCTGCTGATCGTGATCATGCTGCTCGGGCACTGGATCGAGCTGCGGTCGCTGGCGCGGACCACCTCGGCGCTCGACTCGTTGGCCGCGCTGCTGCCCGACACCGCCGAACGCGTTGAGCAGGGGCCGGACGGTGAGACGGTCACCGTCGTCGCGCCGGCGGACCTGCGGGTCGGGGACACCGTCATCGTGCGGCCGGGCGCCGGCATCCCGGCCGACGGGCGGATCATCGACGGTGTCGCCGACGTCGATGAATCGATGGTCACCGGGGAGTCGGTCCCGGTTCGGCGCGGCGTGGGGGATCGGGTGGTCGCCGCGACGGTGGCCACCGACTCCGGGCTGCGGATCACCGTGACCGCGGTCGGCGACGACACCGCGCTCGCCGGCATCCGGCGGATGGTCGCCGAGGCGCAGAGCTCGTCGTCGCGGGCGCAGCGGATCGCCGACACCGCGGCCGGCTGGCTGTTCTGGTTCGCCCTGGGCGCGGCGCTGCTCACCGCGCTGGTCTGGGCCGTTCTCCACCGGCCGGACTTCGCGGTGGTCCGCACCATCACGGTGCTGGTGATCGCCTGCCCGCACGCGCTCGGACTGGCCATCCCGCTGGTGGTCGCCATCGCCACCGAACGCGCGGCCCGCGGCGGAGTGCTGATCAAGGACCGGATAGCGCTGGAGAACATGCGCACGGTCGACGTGGTGCTGTTCGACAAGACCGGCACGCTGACCAAGGGGCAACCCGCGGTCACCGGAATCACCGCGGCCGGTGCTCACTCCGAGGAGGACGTGCTGCGGCTGGCCGCGGCGGCGGAGGCGCCGTCCGAGCATCCGCTGGCACGGGCGCTGGTCGCCGCGGCGCAGCGGCACGGCACAGATCTCCCGCCCGCCACCGACTTCGCCTCCACTCCCGGGCTCGGGGTACGGGCCCGCGTGGCAGGCCGGACGGTCCGGGTCGGCGGTCCACGGCTGCTGGCCGAGACCGGTCAGACCGCGCCGGCCGGCAGCGAAGGGTGGCGGGCCCGCGGATCGACCGTCCTGTACGTGCTGGTCGATGACATGATCGCCGGAGCGGTGGCGCTGGCCGACGAGATCCGCCCGGAGTCCCGTCCGACCGTCGACGCGCTGCACCGGCAAGGCATCGACGTCGCCCTGATCACGGGCGACGCGCGCTCGGTCGCCGAATCGGTGGCCGCCGAGCTGGGCATCGACCGGGTCCTCGCCGACGTGCCGCCCGAACACAAAGCCGCCAAAGTCGTGGAGCTGCAACGAGAAGGCCGTCGGGTCGCCATGGTCGGGGACGGCGTCAACGACGCGCCCGCGTTGGCCCGGGCCGACGTCGGGATCGCGATCGGGGCGGGCACCGACGTCGCGATCGCCTCGGCCGGTGTGGTCCTGGCCGGCTCGGATCCCCGCTCGGTGCTCTCGGTGCTGCAACTATCCCGGGCCGCGTACCGGAAGATGAAGCAAAACCTTTGGTGGGCCGCGGGTTACAACCTGATCGCGGTTCCGCTGGCGGCCGGTGTGCTGGCCCCGGCCGGGTTCGTCATGCCGATGTCGGTGGGCGCGATCCTGATGTCGTTGTCGACCGTGGTGGTGGCGTTGAACGCCCAACTGCTACGGCGACTGGACCTGCGTCCGGAGCAGAGCCTGGCCGCGGCCCGCAGATAG
- a CDS encoding PaaI family thioesterase, whose product MPHPPNTPLGRFGVDTVTVDPARCVGSIPAGGVVNPLTGTPTLAVLAMLVDHIGGVVNHIRRGPSEWTVTSELVLELTPDAVDRVAEAPDEPVFATGRPFGPRTGTALSRCDLTHRDQLVGTATVRSFYIDAPDEHVPYPAATEDTTRPTDLAEMMAVRVGTAEGGAQLLHQLPDPVLNNTLGIVHGGVSAAALELVGAAAVNAGRTDELLQTASLRINFLRPLRTGPDSHYRGAARRVGRRSALSEAEAVDTDGRVAIMARLTAYR is encoded by the coding sequence ATGCCACATCCACCGAACACACCGCTGGGCCGATTCGGCGTCGACACCGTCACCGTCGACCCTGCTCGCTGTGTGGGCTCCATCCCCGCCGGCGGGGTGGTCAATCCCCTCACCGGTACCCCGACACTGGCGGTGCTGGCGATGCTGGTCGACCACATCGGCGGCGTGGTCAACCACATCCGCCGCGGCCCCTCGGAGTGGACCGTCACCAGCGAACTCGTCCTGGAACTGACCCCCGATGCGGTGGACCGGGTGGCCGAGGCGCCCGACGAACCCGTGTTCGCCACCGGCCGGCCGTTCGGTCCGCGCACCGGCACCGCGCTCAGCCGGTGCGATCTCACCCACCGCGATCAGCTCGTCGGCACCGCGACGGTGCGATCGTTCTACATCGACGCACCCGACGAACACGTCCCCTACCCCGCCGCCACCGAGGACACGACCCGGCCGACGGATCTCGCCGAGATGATGGCGGTTCGGGTGGGCACCGCGGAGGGCGGCGCACAACTGCTGCACCAGCTGCCCGACCCGGTGCTCAACAACACGCTGGGCATCGTGCACGGCGGGGTGTCGGCAGCCGCGCTGGAACTGGTCGGCGCGGCTGCGGTGAACGCCGGCCGCACCGACGAACTCCTCCAGACGGCGTCGCTGCGGATCAACTTCCTCCGGCCGCTGCGCACCGGACCTGATTCGCACTATCGGGGCGCCGCCCGGCGGGTCGGGCGGCGCAGCGCCCTCAGCGAGGCCGAGGCCGTCGACACCGACGGCCGCGTGGCGATCATGGCGCGGCTCACCGCCTATCGCTGA